A window from Lactiplantibacillus pentosus encodes these proteins:
- the rpsL gene encoding 30S ribosomal protein S12, whose amino-acid sequence MPTINQLIRKGRKSKVSKSNSPALNFGYNSYKKVATKNPAPQKRGVATRVGTMTPKKPNSALRKYARVRLSNLIEVTAYIPGIGHNLQEHSVVLIRGGRVKDLPGVRYHVIRGALDTAGVEDRRQSRSKYGTKKPKK is encoded by the coding sequence ATGCCAACAATTAACCAATTAATTCGTAAAGGCCGTAAGTCTAAAGTATCAAAATCAAATTCCCCAGCATTAAACTTTGGGTATAACAGTTACAAGAAGGTTGCAACTAAGAACCCAGCACCACAAAAGCGTGGGGTTGCTACTCGTGTCGGTACCATGACTCCTAAGAAGCCTAACTCGGCTTTACGGAAGTATGCCCGTGTACGTTTATCAAACTTAATCGAAGTTACAGCTTACATTCCTGGTATTGGTCATAACCTCCAAGAACATAGTGTTGTTTTAATTCGTGGTGGTCGTGTTAAGGATTTACCTGGTGTTCGTTACCATGTTATCCGTGGTGCCTTGGATACTGCCGGTGTCGAAGATCGTCGCCAAAGCCGTTCCAAGTACGGTACCAAGAAGCCAAAGAAATAA
- the rpsG gene encoding 30S ribosomal protein S7 — MPRKGAPAKREVLADPMYNSKLVTRLINHLMLDGKRGTASTILYDAFDQIKEQTGNDPLEVFEEAMKNVMPVLEVKARRVGGSNYQVPIEVRPDRKTTLGLRWIVQYARSRGEHTMSDRLAREIMDAANNTGASVKKREDTHRMAEANRAFAHYRW, encoded by the coding sequence ATGCCAAGAAAAGGTGCACCTGCAAAACGCGAAGTTTTAGCAGATCCAATGTATAACTCTAAATTAGTAACGCGTTTAATTAACCACTTAATGTTAGATGGTAAGCGCGGTACTGCATCAACTATTTTGTATGATGCTTTTGATCAAATCAAAGAACAAACTGGTAACGATCCTTTGGAAGTCTTCGAAGAAGCGATGAAGAACGTTATGCCAGTACTTGAAGTTAAGGCCCGCCGTGTTGGTGGTTCTAACTACCAAGTTCCAATCGAAGTTCGCCCAGATCGTAAGACGACTCTTGGCCTTCGTTGGATCGTTCAATATGCTCGCTCACGTGGCGAACATACCATGTCCGACCGGTTAGCTCGTGAAATCATGGATGCTGCTAACAATACTGGTGCTTCTGTTAAGAAGCGTGAAGATACGCATCGGATGGCTGAAGCCAACCGGGCCTTTGCTCACTATCGTTGGTAA
- the fusA gene encoding elongation factor G, translated as MANTREFSLDKTRNIGIMAHIDAGKTTTTERILYYTGKIHKIGETHDGASQMDWMAQEQERGITITSAATTAQWKNHRINIIDTPGHVDFTVEVERSLRVLDGAIAVLDAQSGVEPQTETVWRQASTYNVPRIVFVNKMDKIGADFKYSVSTIHDRLQANAHAIQLPIGAEDNFEGVIDLIEMKADLYDEDQLGTEWDTVDVPDEYKEEAQAARDDLIEALADIDDGIMEKYLGGEEISKEEIKAAIRKGTLALEFFPVLAGSAFKNKGVQMLMDAVVDYLPSPLDVKPYKATDPETDEEVDLIAGDDKPFAALAFKVATDPFVGRLTFIRVYQGTLESGSYVLNATKDKRERVGRLLQMHSNQRKEIPEVFSGDIAAAIGLKNTTTGDSLTSVDHPYHLESMEFPDPVIQVAVEPKTKADQDKMNVALQKLSEEDPTFKAETNPETGETLIAGMGELHLDIIVDRMRREFNVEATVGAPQVSYRETFTKSTQVQGKFVHQSGGKGQYGDVWIEFTPNEEGKGFEFEDAIVGGVVPREYIPSVEQGLKEAMANGVLAGYPLVDVKAKLYDGSYHDVDSSEAAFKIAASLALRNAVKSAGPVILEPIMKVDIVAPEDYLGDVMGHVTARRGNIEGMEERGNAQEVHAYVPLAEMFGYATTLRSATQGRGTFTMTFDHYEKVPKSVQEDIIKKNGGTPAN; from the coding sequence ATGGCTAATACACGAGAATTCTCACTCGATAAGACCCGTAATATTGGTATTATGGCCCATATCGATGCTGGTAAGACCACGACTACTGAACGTATCTTGTACTACACTGGTAAGATTCACAAAATTGGTGAAACCCATGATGGTGCTTCACAAATGGACTGGATGGCCCAAGAACAAGAACGTGGGATTACCATTACTTCAGCTGCCACGACTGCGCAGTGGAAGAACCACCGGATCAACATCATCGATACCCCAGGACACGTTGACTTCACTGTTGAAGTTGAACGTTCACTTCGGGTTTTAGATGGTGCCATCGCTGTTTTGGATGCCCAATCTGGTGTTGAACCTCAAACTGAAACGGTTTGGCGTCAAGCATCAACGTATAACGTTCCCCGGATCGTTTTCGTTAACAAGATGGACAAAATTGGTGCGGACTTCAAGTACTCTGTAAGCACGATTCATGACCGCTTACAAGCTAACGCCCACGCTATCCAATTACCAATCGGTGCCGAAGACAATTTCGAAGGGGTCATTGACTTAATCGAAATGAAGGCTGACCTTTATGATGAAGATCAACTTGGTACAGAATGGGATACGGTTGACGTTCCTGATGAATACAAAGAAGAAGCCCAAGCTGCTCGTGATGACTTAATCGAAGCCTTAGCTGACATCGATGACGGCATCATGGAAAAGTACCTTGGCGGTGAAGAAATCAGCAAAGAAGAAATCAAAGCTGCTATCCGTAAGGGTACGTTAGCACTTGAATTCTTCCCAGTATTAGCTGGTTCAGCCTTCAAGAACAAGGGTGTTCAAATGTTAATGGATGCCGTTGTGGACTACTTACCATCACCACTTGATGTTAAGCCATACAAGGCCACTGATCCTGAAACTGATGAAGAAGTTGACTTGATCGCCGGTGATGACAAGCCATTCGCTGCCTTAGCATTTAAGGTTGCTACTGACCCATTCGTTGGTCGTTTGACTTTCATCCGGGTATACCAAGGTACTTTGGAATCTGGTTCATACGTCTTGAATGCCACTAAGGACAAGCGTGAACGTGTTGGTCGTTTACTTCAAATGCATTCTAACCAACGGAAAGAAATCCCAGAAGTCTTCTCTGGTGATATCGCCGCTGCGATTGGTTTGAAGAACACCACGACTGGTGATTCATTGACTTCTGTTGACCATCCATACCACTTGGAATCAATGGAATTCCCTGACCCAGTTATCCAGGTTGCCGTTGAACCTAAGACTAAGGCTGACCAAGATAAGATGAACGTTGCCTTACAAAAGCTTTCTGAAGAAGATCCTACTTTCAAGGCTGAAACTAACCCTGAAACTGGTGAAACTTTGATCGCCGGGATGGGTGAATTGCATTTGGATATCATCGTTGACCGGATGCGGCGTGAATTTAACGTTGAAGCCACTGTTGGTGCGCCTCAAGTTTCATACCGTGAAACCTTCACCAAGAGCACTCAAGTTCAAGGTAAGTTCGTTCACCAATCTGGTGGTAAAGGTCAATATGGTGATGTTTGGATCGAATTCACTCCTAACGAAGAAGGTAAAGGCTTCGAATTCGAAGACGCCATCGTCGGTGGGGTTGTTCCTCGTGAATACATTCCTTCAGTTGAACAAGGTTTGAAGGAAGCTATGGCTAACGGTGTGTTAGCTGGTTATCCTTTAGTTGACGTTAAGGCTAAGCTCTATGATGGTTCTTACCATGATGTCGATTCTAGTGAAGCTGCCTTCAAGATTGCCGCTTCATTAGCATTGCGGAATGCCGTTAAGTCAGCTGGCCCTGTTATCCTTGAACCTATCATGAAGGTTGATATCGTTGCCCCAGAAGATTACTTAGGTGATGTTATGGGACACGTTACTGCTCGTCGTGGTAACATCGAAGGTATGGAAGAACGTGGGAATGCCCAAGAAGTTCATGCTTACGTTCCTTTGGCTGAAATGTTTGGTTATGCAACCACACTTCGTTCAGCGACTCAAGGTCGTGGGACATTCACGATGACCTTTGATCATTACGAAAAGGTTCCAAAGTCAGTTCAAGAAGATATTATCAAGAAGAATGGCGGCACTCCTGCCAACTAA
- the rpsJ gene encoding 30S ribosomal protein S10, which produces MAKQKIRIRLKAYEHRILDQSADKIVETAKRTGATISGPIPLPTERTIYTVLRSPHKFKDSREQFEMRTHKRLIDIVNPTPKTVDSLMKLDLPSGVDIEIKL; this is translated from the coding sequence ATGGCAAAGCAAAAAATTCGTATTCGCTTAAAGGCATACGAACACCGCATTCTTGATCAGTCAGCTGACAAGATTGTCGAAACGGCAAAGAGAACTGGTGCTACTATTTCAGGTCCAATTCCATTGCCTACTGAACGGACTATTTATACCGTTCTACGTTCACCACATAAGTTTAAGGACTCACGTGAACAATTCGAAATGCGGACTCACAAGCGGTTAATCGATATCGTTAACCCAACGCCTAAGACGGTCGACTCATTAATGAAGTTAGACTTGCCTAGCGGTGTAGATATTGAAATCAAGCTTTAA
- the rplC gene encoding 50S ribosomal protein L3 encodes MTTKGILGKKVGMTQVFTESGELVPVTVVEVQPNVVLQVKTVENDGYEAIQLGVDDKREVLTNKPAQGHAAKAKTTPKRFIREIRNVELGDYTVGDEVKADIFAAGDAVDVTGITKGHGYQGNIHKDGQSRGPMAHGSRYHRRPGSMGAIINRVFKGKKLPGRMGNRQRTMQNLQIVRADVENNVLLIKGNVPGANKSFVTVKTSVKSK; translated from the coding sequence ATGACCACTAAAGGAATCTTAGGGAAAAAGGTAGGAATGACGCAAGTCTTCACTGAAAGCGGCGAATTAGTTCCCGTTACAGTTGTTGAAGTTCAACCTAACGTTGTGTTGCAAGTTAAGACTGTTGAAAACGACGGTTACGAAGCAATCCAATTAGGTGTTGACGACAAACGCGAAGTCTTGACGAACAAACCTGCTCAAGGTCATGCAGCAAAAGCAAAAACGACTCCTAAGCGCTTCATTCGTGAAATTCGTAATGTTGAGCTTGGAGATTACACAGTAGGTGACGAAGTCAAAGCGGATATTTTCGCAGCTGGCGACGCCGTAGACGTTACGGGTATCACTAAAGGTCATGGTTACCAAGGTAATATCCATAAGGATGGCCAAAGTCGTGGACCTATGGCTCACGGTTCTCGTTACCATCGTCGTCCTGGTTCAATGGGTGCCATTATCAACCGTGTCTTCAAAGGTAAGAAATTACCAGGCCGGATGGGTAATCGCCAACGGACGATGCAAAACTTACAAATTGTTCGTGCCGACGTTGAAAACAACGTTTTATTAATTAAAGGGAATGTCCCTGGCGCTAACAAGTCATTTGTTACAGTTAAAACATCAGTTAAGAGTAAATAA
- the rplD gene encoding 50S ribosomal protein L4: MTSVALFKQDGTQNGDVTLNDAVFGIEPNENVVFDAILMQRASMRQGTHAVKNRSARRGGGRKPWRQKGTGRARQGSIRSPQWRKGGIVFGPTPRSYSYRLPKKVMRLALKSVLSQKVLDNSLVAVDSLAFDAPKTKEFVNVLNNLNVDTKTLVLVEEDNEKAALAGRNLPNVKILKAKGVNVLDVANSDKLVVTQKALDQLEEALA; the protein is encoded by the coding sequence ATGACTAGCGTAGCATTATTTAAACAAGACGGTACGCAAAATGGTGACGTTACTTTGAACGACGCTGTGTTTGGTATTGAACCAAACGAAAACGTGGTTTTTGATGCCATCTTGATGCAACGTGCATCAATGCGTCAAGGAACTCACGCAGTTAAGAACCGTAGTGCTCGTCGCGGTGGTGGTCGTAAACCATGGCGTCAAAAGGGTACTGGTCGTGCGCGTCAAGGTTCAATCCGTTCACCACAATGGCGTAAAGGTGGGATTGTCTTCGGACCAACCCCTCGTTCATACAGTTACAGATTACCTAAGAAGGTTATGCGCTTAGCTTTGAAGTCTGTCCTTTCACAAAAGGTCTTAGACAACAGCTTAGTTGCAGTTGATAGCTTAGCTTTCGACGCACCAAAGACTAAGGAATTTGTAAATGTGTTAAACAACCTCAACGTCGATACCAAGACTCTTGTTTTGGTTGAAGAGGACAATGAAAAGGCTGCTTTGGCAGGTCGTAACTTACCAAATGTTAAGATCCTAAAAGCCAAAGGTGTTAACGTCTTAGATGTCGCTAATAGTGACAAATTAGTCGTTACCCAAAAAGCCCTCGATCAATTAGAGGAGGCGCTCGCATAA
- the rplW gene encoding 50S ribosomal protein L23: MEARDVILRPVVTEASMADLDDKRYTFDVNVQATKTQVKKAIEEIFDVKVVKVNVMNVKGKLKRQGRYAGYTKKRRKAIVTLSSDSNEIKLFNDDQQ; this comes from the coding sequence ATGGAAGCACGCGATGTAATTTTACGCCCTGTCGTTACTGAAGCATCAATGGCTGACTTGGACGACAAGCGCTATACATTCGATGTCAACGTACAGGCGACAAAAACGCAAGTTAAAAAAGCAATCGAAGAAATCTTCGATGTCAAAGTCGTTAAAGTTAACGTTATGAACGTTAAAGGGAAGCTTAAGCGTCAAGGTCGTTACGCCGGCTACACTAAGAAGCGTCGTAAGGCGATTGTTACCTTAAGTTCTGATTCTAACGAAATTAAGTTGTTCAACGACGATCAACAATAA
- the rplB gene encoding 50S ribosomal protein L2: MGIKKYKPTTNGRRNMTASDFSEITKTKPEKSLLDSQSHTAGRNSYGHITVRHRGGGHKQQYRLVDFKRIKDEVPATVKAIEYDPNRTANIALLVYADGVKSYILAPKGLEVGMQVQSGAEADIKVGNALPLTNIPVGTVIHNIELKPGKGGQLARSAGTSAQLLGKEGKYAIVRLSSGEVRLVLLTSRATVGTVGNEQHELINSGKAGRSRWQGKRPTVRGSVMNPNDHPHGGGEGKAPIGHPSPMSPWGKKTLGKKTRNKKARSNKLIVRGRRPGKH; the protein is encoded by the coding sequence GTGGGTATTAAGAAGTATAAACCAACCACTAACGGCCGTCGTAATATGACTGCTTCTGATTTCTCAGAAATCACTAAGACGAAGCCAGAAAAGTCATTATTAGACTCACAAAGTCACACTGCCGGTCGTAACAGTTATGGTCACATTACTGTTCGTCATCGTGGCGGCGGTCATAAGCAACAATACCGTTTGGTTGACTTTAAGCGGATTAAGGACGAAGTTCCAGCAACCGTTAAGGCAATCGAATATGATCCTAACCGGACAGCAAACATCGCATTATTAGTTTACGCTGACGGTGTTAAATCATATATCTTAGCACCAAAAGGTTTGGAAGTTGGTATGCAAGTACAATCAGGTGCCGAAGCCGACATCAAGGTTGGTAACGCATTACCATTAACTAACATCCCTGTTGGTACTGTTATTCACAACATCGAATTGAAGCCTGGTAAGGGTGGCCAATTGGCTCGCTCAGCCGGTACTTCAGCTCAATTACTTGGTAAGGAAGGCAAGTACGCAATCGTTCGTTTGTCTTCTGGTGAAGTTCGTTTAGTTCTTTTAACTAGCCGTGCCACTGTTGGTACTGTTGGTAATGAACAACATGAATTGATCAACTCAGGTAAAGCCGGTCGTTCACGTTGGCAAGGCAAACGCCCAACGGTTCGTGGTTCTGTAATGAACCCTAACGATCACCCTCATGGTGGTGGTGAAGGTAAAGCGCCAATCGGTCATCCATCACCAATGTCTCCATGGGGTAAGAAGACCCTTGGTAAGAAGACTCGGAACAAGAAGGCTCGTTCAAACAAGCTTATCGTTCGTGGTCGTCGTCCAGGCAAGCATTAA
- the rpsS gene encoding 30S ribosomal protein S19, translating to MGRSLKKGPFADAHLLKKIDAQSDSDKKSVIKTWSRRSTIFPSFIGYTIAVYDGRKHVPVYIQDDMVGHKLGEFVPTRTFHGHGTDDKKTK from the coding sequence ATGGGTCGTAGTTTAAAGAAGGGACCTTTCGCAGATGCGCATTTATTAAAGAAAATCGATGCACAATCTGATTCTGACAAGAAATCTGTCATCAAGACGTGGTCACGTCGTTCAACAATTTTCCCAAGTTTCATTGGGTACACAATCGCTGTTTATGATGGTCGCAAGCATGTCCCAGTTTACATCCAAGATGACATGGTTGGTCATAAGTTAGGTGAATTTGTACCAACACGGACGTTCCATGGTCATGGAACTGACGATAAGAAAACGAAGTAA
- the rplV gene encoding 50S ribosomal protein L22, with translation MAEQVTSARATAKTVRIAARKVRLVVDLIRGKSVAEALAILKFTPRGASPVVEKVLLSAVANAENNFDLDREDLVVSEAFVNEGPTLKRFRPRAKGSASPINKRTSHITITVTEK, from the coding sequence ATGGCTGAACAAGTAACATCTGCACGTGCAACTGCAAAAACTGTTCGTATTGCCGCTCGTAAGGTCCGCCTAGTTGTCGATCTTATCAGAGGTAAAAGTGTTGCCGAAGCTTTAGCAATCCTGAAGTTCACTCCACGGGGTGCTTCTCCAGTAGTAGAAAAGGTTTTGCTTTCTGCTGTTGCTAACGCTGAAAATAACTTTGACTTAGATCGTGAAGATTTGGTTGTAAGCGAAGCTTTTGTTAACGAAGGACCAACCTTAAAACGGTTCCGTCCACGGGCAAAGGGTTCTGCTTCACCAATCAACAAGCGGACTAGCCACATTACGATCACAGTTACTGAAAAATAG
- the rpsC gene encoding 30S ribosomal protein S3 — protein sequence MGQKVNPTGLRVGIIRDWEAKWYAEKDFAAYLNEDLRIRKYIEQRLADASVSTVEIERAANRVNISIHTAKPGMVIGKGGSEVEALRKELNNLTGKRVHINIIEIKKPDLDAKLVGESIARQLEGRVAFRRAMRGAMQRTMRSGAKGIKTQVAGRLNGADMSRVEAYSDGTVPLHTLRADIDYSWVEARTTYGKLGVKTWIYRGEILPEKKSAKGGN from the coding sequence GTGGGTCAAAAAGTAAATCCAACCGGATTACGTGTAGGAATCATTCGCGACTGGGAAGCAAAATGGTATGCTGAAAAAGACTTTGCTGCCTACTTGAACGAAGATTTACGCATCCGTAAGTATATCGAACAACGACTTGCCGACGCTTCCGTCTCCACCGTTGAAATCGAACGCGCGGCTAACCGCGTCAACATTTCAATCCATACCGCAAAACCAGGGATGGTTATTGGTAAGGGTGGTTCTGAAGTTGAAGCACTTCGTAAGGAATTAAACAATTTAACTGGTAAGCGAGTACACATCAACATCATCGAAATCAAGAAGCCTGATTTGGATGCCAAATTAGTTGGTGAAAGTATTGCGCGTCAATTGGAAGGCCGGGTTGCTTTCCGTCGTGCTATGCGTGGCGCAATGCAACGTACAATGCGTTCCGGTGCCAAGGGTATTAAGACACAAGTTGCTGGCCGTTTAAACGGTGCCGACATGTCTCGTGTTGAAGCATACTCAGATGGTACTGTTCCATTGCATACGTTACGTGCCGATATCGACTATTCATGGGTCGAAGCACGGACCACATACGGTAAGTTAGGTGTTAAGACCTGGATCTACCGTGGCGAAATCTTGCCAGAAAAGAAATCTGCTAAAGGAGGAAACTAA
- the rplP gene encoding 50S ribosomal protein L16, which yields MLVPKRVKYRRVHRGKMRGEAKGGKTVAFGDYGLQTLESHWISNRQIEAARVAMNRYMKRGGKVWIKIFPHKSYTEKGVGVRMGNGKGTPAGWVAPVKRNKVMFEVAGVPEEVAREALRLAGTKLPVKTKIVKREEVGGESDEG from the coding sequence ATGCTGGTACCTAAACGGGTTAAGTATCGTCGTGTTCACCGTGGTAAAATGCGCGGTGAAGCTAAAGGCGGTAAAACAGTTGCTTTTGGTGATTACGGTTTACAAACCCTTGAATCACACTGGATCAGCAACCGGCAGATTGAAGCTGCCCGTGTTGCTATGAACCGTTACATGAAGCGTGGCGGTAAAGTATGGATTAAGATTTTCCCTCACAAGTCCTACACTGAAAAAGGTGTTGGTGTCCGGATGGGTAATGGGAAAGGTACTCCTGCAGGTTGGGTAGCACCAGTTAAACGTAACAAGGTTATGTTTGAAGTTGCCGGTGTCCCTGAAGAAGTTGCACGCGAAGCTTTACGCTTGGCTGGAACTAAGTTACCTGTTAAAACTAAGATTGTTAAGCGCGAGGAAGTAGGTGGCGAATCAGATGAAGGCTAA
- the rpmC gene encoding 50S ribosomal protein L29, whose product MKAKEIKALSTTEMLEKEKSYKDELFNLRFQLATGQLENTARLKQVRKNIARIKTALREQELNK is encoded by the coding sequence ATGAAGGCTAAGGAAATTAAGGCATTGTCCACTACTGAAATGCTCGAAAAAGAAAAGTCTTACAAAGACGAACTTTTCAACTTGCGTTTTCAATTGGCCACTGGTCAGCTTGAAAACACCGCTCGTTTAAAACAAGTTCGTAAGAACATTGCGCGTATTAAAACTGCGTTGCGTGAACAAGAGTTAAACAAGTAG
- the rpsQ gene encoding 30S ribosomal protein S17, with protein MSEDTRNSRKVIQGRVVSDKMDKTIVVIVETYKNHPVYGKRVRYSKKFKAHDEKNEAKIGDIVKIMETRPLSATKRFRLIEVVQKAVII; from the coding sequence ATGAGTGAAGATACTCGTAACAGCCGTAAGGTGATCCAAGGACGCGTTGTTTCTGACAAGATGGACAAGACCATCGTTGTTATTGTCGAAACTTACAAGAACCATCCAGTTTACGGCAAACGTGTTCGTTATTCAAAGAAATTCAAGGCTCATGATGAAAAGAATGAAGCCAAAATTGGCGATATCGTCAAGATCATGGAAACTCGTCCTCTATCAGCTACTAAGCGTTTCCGCTTAATTGAAGTTGTTCAAAAAGCTGTTATTATCTAG
- the rplN gene encoding 50S ribosomal protein L14, protein MIQQESRLKVADNSGAREILTIKVLGGSGRKTANIGDIIVATVKQATPGGVVKAHDVVKAVIVRTKSGVHRADGSYIKFDENAAVIIRDDKTPQGTRIFGPVARELRDKDFMRIVSLAPEVL, encoded by the coding sequence GTGATCCAACAAGAAAGTCGTTTAAAAGTTGCTGACAACTCCGGTGCCCGTGAAATCCTTACTATTAAGGTATTAGGTGGCTCTGGACGGAAAACTGCTAACATCGGTGATATCATTGTTGCTACGGTCAAACAAGCAACACCCGGTGGTGTTGTCAAAGCTCATGATGTCGTTAAAGCCGTAATCGTCCGGACTAAGTCTGGTGTTCACCGTGCTGACGGTTCATACATCAAGTTTGATGAAAATGCTGCAGTTATTATTCGTGATGACAAGACGCCACAAGGTACTCGTATCTTTGGCCCTGTCGCTCGTGAATTACGTGATAAAGACTTCATGCGTATCGTTTCATTAGCGCCAGAAGTACTCTAG
- the rplX gene encoding 50S ribosomal protein L24, producing MLIKTGDKVRVISGKDRGQEGTVKKVISAKNRIVVEGVNKIKKHQKPTNVNPQGGIVDIEAPIDASNVMFLDPSTNEPTRLGVRREDGKRVRYAKKSGKDLEN from the coding sequence ATGTTGATTAAAACTGGTGATAAAGTTCGAGTAATCAGCGGTAAGGATCGTGGTCAAGAAGGTACTGTTAAAAAGGTTATCTCTGCCAAGAACCGGATCGTTGTTGAAGGTGTTAACAAGATCAAGAAACACCAAAAACCAACGAACGTTAACCCACAAGGCGGTATCGTGGACATCGAAGCACCAATCGATGCTTCAAACGTTATGTTCCTTGACCCATCAACCAACGAACCTACACGTTTAGGTGTTCGTCGTGAAGATGGCAAGCGTGTCCGTTACGCTAAAAAGTCTGGTAAAGACTTAGAAAACTAA
- the rplE gene encoding 50S ribosomal protein L5, which produces MENRLKAQYEKEIVPALVDKFNYTSVMQVPKLAKIVLNMGVGDAVTNAKNLDEAVEELTLISGQKPLVTRAKKSIAGFRLREGMAIGAKVDLRGERMYDFLDKLINVSLPRVRDFHGVSTRSFDGRGNYTLGVREQLIFPEINYDNVNRVRGLDIVIVTTADSDEESRELLTQFGMPFAK; this is translated from the coding sequence ATGGAAAACCGTTTAAAAGCTCAATATGAAAAAGAAATCGTCCCAGCATTAGTTGACAAGTTCAACTACACTTCAGTAATGCAAGTGCCAAAGCTGGCTAAAATCGTTTTGAACATGGGTGTTGGTGATGCAGTTACCAACGCTAAAAACTTAGACGAAGCAGTTGAAGAATTAACTTTGATCTCCGGTCAAAAGCCATTGGTTACCCGGGCAAAGAAATCTATCGCTGGTTTCCGTCTTCGTGAAGGTATGGCAATCGGTGCCAAGGTTGACTTACGTGGTGAACGTATGTATGACTTCTTGGACAAGTTGATCAATGTTTCATTACCACGTGTTCGTGACTTCCATGGTGTAAGTACTCGTTCATTCGATGGTCGCGGTAACTACACATTGGGTGTCCGTGAACAATTGATCTTCCCAGAAATCAACTATGATAATGTTAACCGTGTTCGCGGTTTAGACATTGTAATCGTTACGACAGCTGATAGTGATGAAGAATCACGTGAGTTGTTAACTCAATTTGGCATGCCATTTGCTAAATAA
- a CDS encoding type Z 30S ribosomal protein S14, which yields MAKKSQIAKQKRGAKFNVQNYTRCERCGRPHSVYRKFHLCRICLRDLAHKGQIPGMKKASW from the coding sequence TTGGCTAAAAAATCACAAATTGCTAAACAAAAGCGCGGTGCTAAGTTTAACGTACAAAACTACACCCGTTGTGAACGTTGTGGTCGTCCACATTCAGTTTACCGTAAATTCCACTTGTGCCGTATCTGCTTACGCGACCTGGCCCACAAAGGTCAAATCCCTGGTATGAAAAAGGCCAGCTGGTAA
- the rpsH gene encoding 30S ribosomal protein S8, producing MMTDPIADFLTRIRNANMVRHDSLEVPASKIKRNIAEILKNEGFVRDVEYIDDDKQGIIRVFLKYGKDNERVISGLKRISKPGLRSYVKADAVPKVLNGLGIAIISTSEGVITDKEARAKKLGGEVLAYVW from the coding sequence ATGATGACTGATCCAATCGCAGATTTCTTGACTCGTATCCGTAACGCTAACATGGTACGCCACGATTCATTAGAAGTTCCTGCATCAAAAATCAAACGGAACATTGCTGAAATTTTAAAGAATGAAGGTTTTGTTCGCGACGTTGAATATATCGATGATGACAAACAGGGCATCATCCGCGTCTTCTTGAAGTATGGTAAGGACAACGAACGTGTAATCAGTGGCTTGAAGCGTATTTCAAAGCCAGGTTTACGTTCATACGTCAAGGCTGATGCTGTTCCTAAGGTTTTAAACGGTTTAGGGATTGCTATCATCTCAACTTCAGAAGGTGTTATTACTGATAAAGAAGCTCGCGCCAAGAAGCTTGGTGGCGAAGTATTAGCTTACGTTTGGTAA